One segment of Salvelinus fontinalis isolate EN_2023a chromosome 12, ASM2944872v1, whole genome shotgun sequence DNA contains the following:
- the LOC129867401 gene encoding choline transporter-like protein 5-B isoform X2 produces the protein MVSHATLTPASEDLSITAWIHGDPRKVVYPTDSHGQFCGQQGTPNANKAILFYFNILQCANPAVLINLQCPTTQLCVSKCPDRFATYLDMQYNYRYNNSYWEYYRQFCKPGFDNPRKSVAHVLRDEDCPSMIVPSRPFLQRCFPDFITRNGTLTVANKTDFKDGLGKTRSVIDLRDAANGITSLLDAKEVGMKIFEDYASSWYWILIGLVITMVVSLAFILLLRFTAGVLLWLIIFGVIAVVGYGIWHCYWEFSTLRGKPHSDGDVTIADIGFQTDFGVYLQLSQTWLILMISLSVIEAVIIVILIFLRRRVRIAIALLEEGSRAIGYIMSTLFYPIITFVLLAICIAYWAVIAVFLASSGDAVYKVMSTQDKCMYANLTCDPETFSQTNVTTVCPGSQCTFAFYGGESLYHHYIFVLQLCNVLMFLWLVNFTIALGQCTLAGAFASYYWALKKPQDIPSCPLFSSFSRAVRYHTGSLAFGSLILALVQMFRIVLEYLDHKLKGAHNAFARFLICCLKCCFWCLEHFIKFMNRNAYIMMAIYGKSFCTSAKDAFFLLMRNVVRVAVLDKVTDFLLFLGKVLISGSVGVLAFFFFTRKIPVIQEEVPSLNYYWVPLLTVIFGSYLIAHGFFNVYAMCVDTLFLCFCEDLERNDGSPLKPFYMSPQLHRILRREQGSKLYTSS, from the exons CAACAAAGCCATATTATTCTACTTCAACATATTGCAATGTGCCAATCCTGCCGTTCTCATTAACCTCCAGTGCCCTACAACCCAA ctCTGTGTCTCCAAGTGCCCAGACAGATTTGCCACATACCTAGACATGCAGTACAACTACAGGTACAACAACAGCTACTGGGAGTATTACAGGCAGTTCTGCAAGCCAGGCTTCGACAATCCTAGAAAG TCAGTTGCACACGTCTTGAGAGATGAGGACTGCCCATCTATGATAGTGCCAAGCAGACCTT TCCTTCAGAGGTGCTTCCCTGATTTCATCACCAGGAACGGGACGCTAACTGTCGCCAACAAGACGGACTTCAAAGACGGGTTAGGTAAAACGAGGAGCGTGATCGATCTCAGGGACGCTGCCAA tGGCATTACCAGTCTGCTAGATGCCAAGGAGGTTGGCATGAAGATATTTGAGGATTACGCCAGCTCCTGGTACTGGATCTTAAT aggTCTGGTGATAACCATGGTGGTCAGCCTGGCTTTTATCCTGCTGCTACGGTTCACAGCCGGAGTTCTCCTGTGGCTCATCATCTTTGGAGTCATCGCTGTGGTGGGCTATG ggatcTGGCACTGCTACTGGGAGTTCAGTACACTGAGAGGGAAGCCACACAGTGATGGTGATGTTACCATCGCTGACATCGGCTTTCAGACGGACTTCGGTGTTTACCTGCAGCTCAGTCAAACCTGGCTCATCTTGA TGATCTCCCTATCAGTCATTGAGGCGGTCATCATAGTCATCCTGATATTCCTGAGGAGGAGAGTACGCATCGCCATCGCTCTGCTGGAGGAGGGGAGCAG gGCCATTGGTTACATCATGTCCACTCTCTTCTACCCGATCATCACATTTGTGCTGCTGGCCATCTGCATAGCGTACTGGGCAGTCATTGCTGT CTTCTTAGCGTCATCTGGTGATGCTGTCTACAAGGTCATGTCGACGCAGGACAAATGCATGTATGCCAACCTCACCTGTGATCCAGAG ACGTTCAGTCAGACCAACGTGACCACGGTGTGCCCGGGCTCCCAGTGCACCTTTGCCTTCTACGGCGGCGAGAGCCTCTACCACCATTACATCTTTGTGCTGCAGCTGTGCAACGTGCTGATGTTCCTGTGGCTGGTCAACTTTACCATCGCCCTGGGACAGTGCACCCTGGCCGGGGCCTTCGCTTCCTACTACTGGGCCCTGAAGAAGCCCCAAGACATACCATCATGCCCCTTGTTTTCCTCCTTTAGCAGAGCTGTACG GTACCACACAGGCTCTCTGGCATTTGGCTCTCTGATCCTGGCCTTGGTGCAGATGTTTCGCATCGTTCTAGAGTATCTGGATCACAAACTCAAAG GTGCTCACAATGCTTTTGCCCGCTTCCTGATTTGCTGTCTCAAATGCTGCTTCTGGTGCCTGGAACATTTCATCAAGTTCATGAACAGGAACGCCTACATCATG ATGGCGATATATGGAAAGAGCTTCTGCACTTCGGCCAAAGATGCTTTCTTCCTCCTGATGAGGAACGTAGTAAG GGTGGCAGTGCTGGATAAGGTGACAGACTTTCTCCTCTTCTtgggaaaagtgcttatttcaggGAGTGTTG gtgttcTAGCATTCTTCTTCTTCACCCGAAAGATTCCAGTTATTCAAGAGGAGGTGCCATCACTAAATTACTACTGGGTCCCCCTACTG ACGGTGATATTTGGATCCTACCTGATCGCCCATGGCTTCTTCAACGTCTATGCTATGTGTGTGGACACCTTATTCCTTTGTTTCT GTGAAGACCTGGAGAGGAACGATGGCTCGCCCCTCAAGCCCTTCTACATGTCCCCTCAACTGCACAGGATCCTCCGCAGAGAGCAGGGCTCCAAGCTCTACACTTCCTCCTGA
- the LOC129867401 gene encoding choline transporter-like protein 5-B isoform X3: MQYNYRYNNSYWEYYRQFCKPGFDNPRKSVAHVLRDEDCPSMIVPSRPFLQRCFPDFITRNGTLTVANKTDFKDGLGKTRSVIDLRDAANGITSLLDAKEVGMKIFEDYASSWYWILIGLVITMVVSLAFILLLRFTAGVLLWLIIFGVIAVVGYGIWHCYWEFSTLRGKPHSDGDVTIADIGFQTDFGVYLQLSQTWLILMISLSVIEAVIIVILIFLRRRVRIAIALLEEGSRAIGYIMSTLFYPIITFVLLAICIAYWAVIAVFLASSGDAVYKVMSTQDKCMYANLTCDPETFSQTNVTTVCPGSQCTFAFYGGESLYHHYIFVLQLCNVLMFLWLVNFTIALGQCTLAGAFASYYWALKKPQDIPSCPLFSSFSRAVRYHTGSLAFGSLILALVQMFRIVLEYLDHKLKGAHNAFARFLICCLKCCFWCLEHFIKFMNRNAYIMMAIYGKSFCTSAKDAFFLLMRNVVRVAVLDKVTDFLLFLGKVLISGSVGVLAFFFFTRKIPVIQEEVPSLNYYWVPLLTVIFGSYLIAHGFFNVYAMCVDTLFLCFCEDLERNDGSPLKPFYMSPQLHRILRREQGSKLYTSS, encoded by the exons ATGCAGTACAACTACAGGTACAACAACAGCTACTGGGAGTATTACAGGCAGTTCTGCAAGCCAGGCTTCGACAATCCTAGAAAG TCAGTTGCACACGTCTTGAGAGATGAGGACTGCCCATCTATGATAGTGCCAAGCAGACCTT TCCTTCAGAGGTGCTTCCCTGATTTCATCACCAGGAACGGGACGCTAACTGTCGCCAACAAGACGGACTTCAAAGACGGGTTAGGTAAAACGAGGAGCGTGATCGATCTCAGGGACGCTGCCAA tGGCATTACCAGTCTGCTAGATGCCAAGGAGGTTGGCATGAAGATATTTGAGGATTACGCCAGCTCCTGGTACTGGATCTTAAT aggTCTGGTGATAACCATGGTGGTCAGCCTGGCTTTTATCCTGCTGCTACGGTTCACAGCCGGAGTTCTCCTGTGGCTCATCATCTTTGGAGTCATCGCTGTGGTGGGCTATG ggatcTGGCACTGCTACTGGGAGTTCAGTACACTGAGAGGGAAGCCACACAGTGATGGTGATGTTACCATCGCTGACATCGGCTTTCAGACGGACTTCGGTGTTTACCTGCAGCTCAGTCAAACCTGGCTCATCTTGA TGATCTCCCTATCAGTCATTGAGGCGGTCATCATAGTCATCCTGATATTCCTGAGGAGGAGAGTACGCATCGCCATCGCTCTGCTGGAGGAGGGGAGCAG gGCCATTGGTTACATCATGTCCACTCTCTTCTACCCGATCATCACATTTGTGCTGCTGGCCATCTGCATAGCGTACTGGGCAGTCATTGCTGT CTTCTTAGCGTCATCTGGTGATGCTGTCTACAAGGTCATGTCGACGCAGGACAAATGCATGTATGCCAACCTCACCTGTGATCCAGAG ACGTTCAGTCAGACCAACGTGACCACGGTGTGCCCGGGCTCCCAGTGCACCTTTGCCTTCTACGGCGGCGAGAGCCTCTACCACCATTACATCTTTGTGCTGCAGCTGTGCAACGTGCTGATGTTCCTGTGGCTGGTCAACTTTACCATCGCCCTGGGACAGTGCACCCTGGCCGGGGCCTTCGCTTCCTACTACTGGGCCCTGAAGAAGCCCCAAGACATACCATCATGCCCCTTGTTTTCCTCCTTTAGCAGAGCTGTACG GTACCACACAGGCTCTCTGGCATTTGGCTCTCTGATCCTGGCCTTGGTGCAGATGTTTCGCATCGTTCTAGAGTATCTGGATCACAAACTCAAAG GTGCTCACAATGCTTTTGCCCGCTTCCTGATTTGCTGTCTCAAATGCTGCTTCTGGTGCCTGGAACATTTCATCAAGTTCATGAACAGGAACGCCTACATCATG ATGGCGATATATGGAAAGAGCTTCTGCACTTCGGCCAAAGATGCTTTCTTCCTCCTGATGAGGAACGTAGTAAG GGTGGCAGTGCTGGATAAGGTGACAGACTTTCTCCTCTTCTtgggaaaagtgcttatttcaggGAGTGTTG gtgttcTAGCATTCTTCTTCTTCACCCGAAAGATTCCAGTTATTCAAGAGGAGGTGCCATCACTAAATTACTACTGGGTCCCCCTACTG ACGGTGATATTTGGATCCTACCTGATCGCCCATGGCTTCTTCAACGTCTATGCTATGTGTGTGGACACCTTATTCCTTTGTTTCT GTGAAGACCTGGAGAGGAACGATGGCTCGCCCCTCAAGCCCTTCTACATGTCCCCTCAACTGCACAGGATCCTCCGCAGAGAGCAGGGCTCCAAGCTCTACACTTCCTCCTGA